In Lolium rigidum isolate FL_2022 chromosome 7, APGP_CSIRO_Lrig_0.1, whole genome shotgun sequence, the DNA window aagtttccctcagtaagaaaccaaggtttatcgaaccagtaggagtcaaggatcacgtgaaggtcgttggtgacggagtgtagtgcggcgcaacaccagagattccggcgccaacgtggaacctgcacaacacaatcaaagtactttgacccaacgtaacagctgaggttgtcaatctcaccggtttgtctgtaaacaaaggattaaatgtatagtgtggaagatgatgtttgtttgcgaagaacaagaaagaacagaatttgcagtagattgtatttcggatgtaaagaatggaccggggtccacagctcactagtggtgtctctccgataagataaagcatgttgggtgaacaaattacagcttgggcaattgacaaatagagagggcataacaatgcacatacatatcacgatgactactatgagatttaatcgaggcattacgacaaagtacatagaccgctatccaagcatgcatctatgcctaaaaagtccaccttcaaagttagcatccgcaccccttccaagtattaagttgcaaacaacagacaattgcattaagtatggtgcgtaatgtaatcaacacaaatatccttagacaaagcattgatgttttatccctagtggcaacaacacattcacaaccttagaactttctgtcactgtcccagattcaatggaggcatgaacccactatcgagcataaatactccctcttggagttacaagtatcaacttggccgtaacctctactagcaacgagagagcatgcaagaacataaacaacacatatatgatagattgataatcaacttgacatagtattccatattcatcggatcccaacaaacacaacatgtagcattacaaatagacgatcttgatcatgataggcagctcacaatatctaacatgatggcacaatgaggagaagacaaccatctagctactgctatggacccacgaacccagggtgaactactcacacatcaatccggaggcgatcatggtgatgaagagtcctccgggagatgattcccctctccggcagggtgccagaggcgatctcccgaatcccccgagatgggattgacggcggcggcgtctctggaaggttttccgtatcgtggctctcggtacaggggttttcgcaacgaaggctataagtaggcggaagggtagggttggaggcggcgcaggagccccacaccataggccggcgcgggtcccatgctggccgcgccgccctatgggtatgggccctcgtggccccacttcgtatccccttcggtcttctggaagctccatggaaaaataagaccctgggcgttgatttcgtccaattccgagaatatttcctttgtaggatttctgaaaccaaaacagcagaaaacaacaactggctcttcggcatctcgtcaataggttagtgccggaaaatgcataataatgacataaagtgtgtataaaacatgtgagtatcatcataaaagtagcatggaacataagaaattatagatacgtttgagacgtatcaacattcACCATATTATAACAAAGACTTCAATACATCAGTTAATCACATCATTCAACATATTGCAACAAATAGTTCAACACATCAATTCAACACAAATTATTGAGGTATCAACAATACTAGGAGATATCCAGCACTACATCTTACAGGTAATATTGCATACAAAACCATCACGGATCAACTAGTCTTGAGAAAGCAATCTGATCATCCTCTTATTTTCCCTTGTCTCTTCCTTCATCGTGAGAAGATTAGCAATTATGAACTCTAGCTTTCTCTTTTCTTCCTTGAACTTGTCTATGTCCCTCTCTACCTTAATTCTCATCACTTCGTGCATATTTGAATGACAAGCTGCTCCAGTTCAACTCTTGCATCAAGCAGAGCTTGTTCTGCTTTTGCCTTAAGACCCAATGTCACCTGATTCTCCTCCACAACCCTCTTAAGTTCATCTTGAGCATTCCTAAGAGCCAAGTGTAGCTTCTCTTTCTCATGTGGAAATTGAAAGTTCTTCTCTATGTTCTCAAGACTATCACTAACTCTGCATCTCTTCACTTGTCTATACATATCCCAAAATTCGGCGATTGCATTCTGCATTGTTCGTGTCCATTCTGGATGTACCGATTTCACATAATCACAATGTCCTGCTTCCTAGAGATGTCATAAATACATGGACATATTACTTCCTACATATTACATATTCACACCTATCTATTGAATAATCCAAAAGAATAACATAACTCAAATAAATTCACACACCTTCACTGCACATCCTAGGTAGAAACCTCCTTCCTTTGCACCATCCTCCAAAAGCTACATATTTTCCGGCTACAGTTGGATCGATGCTTACAAAAATCAGAGTCATAGATGACATTGAGGACCTAGCAATTGGATTACGTGCCAAATCAGAGCACACACAGCTGAACTCTCATAATCCCCAACTACAAACCCAACCATAACCCTTGATCCGAGAGAACGAAATCACTCACCGAGCTGCTGTCTGAGGTGACATATGTTGATGATTCTTCACCATCACCCCAGGAAACCATGGTGACCGCTACCGTCACAGCGACATAGGTGACGAAGCGAGCTCCAACAGCGGTGGTGATGTAGTCGAACGGGAACAACCGGAGTGGAGTGAGAGCTAGAGTAGTGATACAAAAACggctatttcctatttttatCCCGGCTGTCCAACCGAGCCATAAAGGTCGTGAGTTGCCCGCCATCCACCCTTGCCACGTGGTGGGGCAGACTCGTCAGAATCTTGCTTAAACGGCTAACAAAGAGCTCCGCGCCGTGATCCTGTTGAAAAGTGGCATTTATGTGTCTTTTTTTTTGCGACTGTGGCATTTATGTGTCGAAAAGCGCAAAGATGATATATTTTTGCGTCAAATTAATTtgcaaatgtggtggttttttttttgtcattttcTCCGACCCGGACCCACCCGTGCTTATCGGAGGCTGTGAACTCTGGTGACTGGTGGTGGTGGCTGCTCCGCGCCGCAAGTCTGTCCACTCCCGCGCGCTTCTCTCCAGAACCAAGCTTTGCCTTTTATCCGTCCGCGGCGCGCTATCCCCCCAATCCCCATCTCGGCGTACCTCCCctccgctcgcgtcctccccacgAGCGCGTCCCGCGGCGGCTGCTCAGGTTCGGTTCTTCTGCATTCCCTGCTTGCTCAATCCGCTCTGCTTTGGGCTTCTTCAGTGTGGTTGCTGGCATACTGAACTTCTACTCTGAAGAAATGCAGATTGCGGCGCAGATGATGCTGCGGCAGTGCGTGAGCCGCGCCTTCCCGACCGAGGGCTCTCCCGGCATCAATCTCCACGCCGCCAGCTCTAGAGGCACAGCTGCCAGCAGCAGCCGCAGCTTCCACCGGTGCTGCGTGAGGGCTAACCTATGGAGGACCGATCACCTCCTCCAAATGAAAAACTCGCAGTCCGAGGTGAGTCCTCATTTTGCCCATTTCTTGGTAACAATCTCGCTTCACTTCTTGTTAGTTATAGTACTACTGCTAAGATAGACAGTCATGATTTTTTTCCCCAGATTAAGGTACACGCGGTACCGGACGTTTTCAGCAGCATCAAGAGCTGGAGCAAGCTGCAGCTGGTCACGGTGTCAGGGCTCGCGGCGTGCGTGGTTCTCCTAGTCCCTTCTGCTGGTGCCACCGACGCTCTCAAGACATGTACATGCTTGCTCAAGGAATGCAGGTGACTCTTTATTCTGTTCAAGTTAAACCCAAGTTCTTGTTTGCATATTGGGCGTTGACAATATGGTTTATTCTTATTTGCATAATACAAAGCACATTCAGTTATATGCATATATTACAGTTAGGTTATGCAGAGTTGTTACTTTCATGTGTTACTTACCTAAACCAAATGCTACTAATCTCAGGATAGAGCTGGCCAAATGTATAGCCAACCCGGCATGCGCAGCAAACGTGGCATGCTTAAACACATGCAACAACCGACCTGACGAGACCGAATGCCAGGTAATTCAGCTGTCCACAACCATGGGTTCAGTTACATGTCTCAGGACAGTAATAAAACTGTAACATTTTTTCTTCTGCTTTGTCACCACCATAGATCAAATGCGCGGATCTGTTCGGGAACAGCGTGGTCGATGAGTTCAACGAGTGCGCTGTTTCGCGCAAAAAGTGCGTCCCACAAAAGTCTGATGTTGGCGAGTTCCCGGTCCCTGATCCGTCTGCCCTCGTCAAGAGCTTCAACATCGCAGATTTTACTGGCAAGTGGTACATTTCAAGTGGCCTGAATCCAACATTTGACGCGTTCGATTGCCAGCTTCATGAGTTTCATGTCGAGGGAGACAGACTTGTTGCAAATTTGGCATGGAGGATTCAGACCCCCGACACCGGCTTCTTCACCAGGGGAGCCGTGCAGCGCTTCGTGCAGGATCCCGCACAACCAGCAATACTCTATAACCATGACAATGAGTACCTGCACTACCAAGATGACTGGTATGTCCCTCTCTATAAACTGAAATTCTGACCATTGTTATAATACATCAGCTTAACATTTGTTTTTCAAACTGAAATCAGTTGGACATTTTCTCAACTGTAGGTACATCCTCTCATCGAAAATAGAGAACAAGGAAGATGACTACATATTTGTATACTACCGTGGAAGAAACGACGCATGGGATGGATATGGTGGTGCTGTTATATACACAAGAAGCAAAGAGGTGCCTGAAACAATAGTGCCTGAGCTAGAAAGGGCCGCAAAGAGCGTAGGGCGTGACTTCTCCACGTTCATCAGGACAGACAACACGTGTGGTCCTGAGCCTGCTCTCGCGGATAGGATCGAGAAGACTGTCGAGAAAGGGGAGAAAATCATCGTTGACGAGGTAAAGGAGCTCGAGGGGGAGCTCGAGGGCGAGGTCCTGG includes these proteins:
- the LOC124670653 gene encoding violaxanthin de-epoxidase, chloroplastic-like isoform X1; this translates as MQIAAQMMLRQCVSRAFPTEGSPGINLHAASSRGTAASSSRSFHRCCVRANLWRTDHLLQMKNSQSEIKVHAVPDVFSSIKSWSKLQLVTVSGLAACVVLLVPSAGATDALKTCTCLLKECRIELAKCIANPACAANVACLNTCNNRPDETECQIKCADLFGNSVVDEFNECAVSRKKCVPQKSDVGEFPVPDPSALVKSFNIADFTGKWYISSGLNPTFDAFDCQLHEFHVEGDRLVANLAWRIQTPDTGFFTRGAVQRFVQDPAQPAILYNHDNEYLHYQDDWYILSSKIENKEDDYIFVYYRGRNDAWDGYGGAVIYTRSKEVPETIVPELERAAKSVGRDFSTFIRTDNTCGPEPALADRIEKTVEKGEKIIVDEVKELEGELEGEVLELEKEEETLVKRLADGIMEVKQDVMNFFQGLSKEEMEILDKLNLEATEVEELFSRSLPIRKLR
- the LOC124670653 gene encoding violaxanthin de-epoxidase, chloroplastic-like isoform X2 — its product is MMLRQCVSRAFPTEGSPGINLHAASSRGTAASSSRSFHRCCVRANLWRTDHLLQMKNSQSEIKVHAVPDVFSSIKSWSKLQLVTVSGLAACVVLLVPSAGATDALKTCTCLLKECRIELAKCIANPACAANVACLNTCNNRPDETECQIKCADLFGNSVVDEFNECAVSRKKCVPQKSDVGEFPVPDPSALVKSFNIADFTGKWYISSGLNPTFDAFDCQLHEFHVEGDRLVANLAWRIQTPDTGFFTRGAVQRFVQDPAQPAILYNHDNEYLHYQDDWYILSSKIENKEDDYIFVYYRGRNDAWDGYGGAVIYTRSKEVPETIVPELERAAKSVGRDFSTFIRTDNTCGPEPALADRIEKTVEKGEKIIVDEVKELEGELEGEVLELEKEEETLVKRLADGIMEVKQDVMNFFQGLSKEEMEILDKLNLEATEVEELFSRSLPIRKLR